AGGCGGATGCGAACTCGCTGCTCAATTTCTACAAGGCGGTGATTGCGATGCGCAAGGCGCATCCGGCGCTGGCTTCGGGCAGTTACGACAATCCGCAGTCGAGCGGGCTGACGATGAGCTTCACCCGTTCTGCGACCAACGAGATGGCCCTGGTCGCGATCAACTACGGCACGTCGGCGGCGAATGTGAACTTCACCGGTCTGCCGGCCAGCGCGAGCGTGGCGGCGGCGTGGCCGGCGAGCGGCGTTGGCGGCGTAGCGACGACGGGCGGCACATTCAGCGCCACCGTGCCGGCCCAGTCCTTCGTTGTCTTCACGATCGCGAAGTAAGCGCTGTCCCCGGGCGATGAATCAGGCCCCGCATCGCGGGGCCTTTTCTTTTTCGGTTGAGCGGCGCGCGGGCCGATCGGTCACTGCACGGCAAGCGTGGGGCCGCGCACGCATGCGGCCGTGTGGCCGCCCATTTACGTGTCGCGACGCCAGCGCCGCCGGCAGCAAGTCCTTGGGGCGCAAGTCATTGAGCTAGTGGATGTTTTCCGGTTTCGGGTACAATTGCCGGCTTTTTTCCGCGGCCGATTCCCGGCCGCGATGCTCGAAGGATTCCTGCCGTGCTCGTCGCAAACAACATCACCATGCAGTTCGGTGCCAAGCCGCTGTTCGAGAATGTCTCGATCAAGTTTGGCGACGGCAACCGCTACGGCCTGATCGGCGCCAACGGGGCCGGCAAGTCGACCTTCATGAAGATTCTTGCCGGCGTGCTGGAGCCCTCGTCCGGCAACGTCGCACTCGACTCCGGCGAGCGCATGGCTTTCCTGCGCCAGGATCAGTTCGCGTACGAAGACCAGCGCGTGATCGACGTCGTGATGCAGGGCCATGAGCAGATGTGGGCCTGCATGAAGGAAAAGGACGCGATCTACGCGAACCCCGAGGCCACCGAAGACGACTACATGCACGCCGCCGAACTCGAGGCGCACTTCGCCGAGTACGACGGCTACACCGCCGAGGCGCGTGCGGGCGAGCTGCTGCTGGGCGTGGGCATCCCGACCGAGCAGCACACCGGGCCGATGAGCGAAGTCGCGCCGGGCTGGAAGCTGCGCGTGCTGCTGTGCCAGGCACTGTTCGCGAACCCCGACATCCTGCTGCTCGACGAGCCGACCAATAACCTCGACATCAACACCATCCGCTGGCTGGAAGGCGTGCTGAACAACCGCAACAGCACGATGATCATCATCTCGCACGACCGCCACTTCCTGAACCAGGTCTGTACCCACATGGCCGACCTGGACTACGGCCGTATCCAGACCTACCCCGGTAACTGGGACGACTACATGGAAGCGGCGCAGCAGGCGCGCGAGCAGCAGGCCAAGGACAACGCCCGTGCGAAGGAAAAGGTTGCCGAGCTGCAGGAATTCGTGCGCCGCTTCTCGGCCAACAAGTCCAAGGCGCGCCAGGCCACCAGCCGCGCCAAGCAGATCGAGAAGATCAAGATCGAGGAATTCAAGCCCTCGAGCCGCCAGTATCCGTGGATCCGCTTCGACTACGACGAGAAGGAAAAGCTGCACCGCCATGCGGTCGAGGTCGAAAAGCTCAGCTTCGCCTATGAACCCGGCAAGCCGATCATCCGCGACCTGACGATCACCATCGACGCTGGCGACAAGGTGGCGATCATCGGCGAGAACGGTGTCGGCAAGACCACGCTGCTCAAGCTGCTGATGGGCCAGCTGCAGCCGCAGTTCGGCAGCGTGAAGTGGGCGGAAAAGGCCAAGCTCGGCTACTACGCGCAGGACCATGCCGACGACTTTGCCGGTGGCGAGAACCTCACCGACTGGATCTCCGGCTACGTGCGCGAAGGCGGCTACGAGGGCGACGACGCGGTGACGCTGATCCGCGGCACGCTTGGCCGTCTGCTCTTCAAGGGCGACGACGTGAAGAAGTCGGTCAAGGTGATCTCGGGCGGCGAACAGGGCCGCATGCTCTTCGGCAAGCTGATGCTCCAGCGCAAGAACGTGCTGCTGCTCGACGAACCGACCAACCACATGGACATGGAATCCATCGAATCGCTCAACTCGGGCGTGATGGACTTCAACGGCACGCTGCTGTTCGTCTCGCACGACCGCGAGTTCGTCGGCTCGGTGGCGACGCGCATCATCGAGATCAAGCAGAACGGCGAGATCGTCGACTACCGTGGCACTTACGACGAATACCTGCACGCGCAAGGCGTCGAGTAAGCGCAGCGTTCGCAACACGAAAGCCGGCCCGAGGGCCGGCTTTTTCTTTGCCCGGAGTACGACGAACTGCAAGGTGTTTGACCCTGCTCCATACGGCGCTGGCACAGCACGGCAAGAATCCTGCTCCCTCCGAACGTGTGTTTCCCGCGATGTCCTTCCAGCCTGTTTCCCTTGTCCGCCGGCCAGACCGTGTCGTGGCGGCCGCGCCCATCGTCGGCGCGCGCGTCGAACTGCAACTGCTGACCACGCTGCAGTGCAACCTCAAGTGCAGC
This region of Niveibacterium umoris genomic DNA includes:
- a CDS encoding ABC-F family ATPase, with amino-acid sequence MLVANNITMQFGAKPLFENVSIKFGDGNRYGLIGANGAGKSTFMKILAGVLEPSSGNVALDSGERMAFLRQDQFAYEDQRVIDVVMQGHEQMWACMKEKDAIYANPEATEDDYMHAAELEAHFAEYDGYTAEARAGELLLGVGIPTEQHTGPMSEVAPGWKLRVLLCQALFANPDILLLDEPTNNLDINTIRWLEGVLNNRNSTMIIISHDRHFLNQVCTHMADLDYGRIQTYPGNWDDYMEAAQQAREQQAKDNARAKEKVAELQEFVRRFSANKSKARQATSRAKQIEKIKIEEFKPSSRQYPWIRFDYDEKEKLHRHAVEVEKLSFAYEPGKPIIRDLTITIDAGDKVAIIGENGVGKTTLLKLLMGQLQPQFGSVKWAEKAKLGYYAQDHADDFAGGENLTDWISGYVREGGYEGDDAVTLIRGTLGRLLFKGDDVKKSVKVISGGEQGRMLFGKLMLQRKNVLLLDEPTNHMDMESIESLNSGVMDFNGTLLFVSHDREFVGSVATRIIEIKQNGEIVDYRGTYDEYLHAQGVE